The sequence GTGGCGGGTGGACGGTCGATCCCTTCGGTGGGCTCGTGCGGGAAGGGCGGCTCTTCGGGCGCGGTGCGTCGGACATGAAGTCCGGGTTGGCGGCCGCGGCGTTCGCGGTGGAGGCGATCCGTCGAGCGGGCGCCGAGCTGCGCGGCAGCATGGAGGTCAGCGGCACCGTGGACGAAGAGAGCGGTGGCTTCGCGGGTGTCGCCTACCTGTGTGAGGCAGGCCACATCGCTTCGGACCGCATCGACTACGCGATCATCCCCGAGCCGTTCGGGCCCGAGCGCATCTGCGTGGGTCACAAGGGTGTGTACTGGTTCGACGTCATCGCCCACGGGCAGATCGCCCACGGCAGCATGCCTCACCTGGGACGTAACGCCATCTGCGACATGGCGGCCTTGATCGACGCCGTGGCGTCACGGCTGGGACCGGAGTTGGCCCAGCGTGTCACCGCGATGCCGGTCGTCCCGGAGGCGTCGCGTCGAGCATCGATCAACGTCAATGCGGTGGCGGGTGGGCAGGCGGGGCAGGAGCAGCAGAGCTCCTGTGTGGCCGATCGTTGCGTCGCGACGTTCGACCGTCGCTTCATCGCTGAGGAGTCCTACGACGAGGTCCGCGCGGAGGTGGTGGCCATCGTGCGGCAGCTCGAGGCTGAGCAGCCTGGACGCCGCTATACGATCGAGGACCGCATGGTCGTGAATCCCGTGCAGACGCCGGACGGCTCACCAGTCGTGGCCGCCCTCTCTCGAGCGGTGGCGCGGGTCAGAGGGTCAGAAGCGTCCTTGGTGGGTAGCCCCGGTACGTACGATCACAAACATTTCGCACGTATTGCGGGCGTCGAGCACTGCGTCGCCTACGGACCCGGCCCGCTCGAGGAGGCGCACCAGCCCGACGAGTCGTGCTCGATCGACGATCTGGTAGCCTCGAGCCAGGTGATGGCGTTGGCGGCGTTGGAGTTGGTCGGCTGCTAGCCTTCCTGCGGCTACCCCACAAGTTGTTCGGACCGTTCTTCCGGAGGCAGTGAGATGGCGCCGAGCACCGCGCTCGTGAGCCAATACTACGACGTGAAGCCGGCGCTCGGTCTCCTCGCGCCATTGGGCAAGCGAGCCTAGAATCATGTCCGGACTGTCACGATTCCGCTGTAAGGAGGGGAGTATGCGCACGCTCAGCGCCAGGTCGGCGTTCCTGGGACCCATCCTGGCGATTACGCTCGTCGTCTCGGGTTGCGAAGCGTCCCCCGGGGCTGCCGCAGCCGGTACGCCTCCGGCGCTACAGCGCTCGGCGCCGGAAGCCGTGGGCATGTCGTCGGAGCGCCTCACGAGACTGCACGATGGGATGCAGCAACTCGTGGACGAGGGGCTCCTGGCCGGAATAACGACGATGGTCGCGAGGCGCGGACAGGTCGTGGACTTCCGGACCTACGGCTACCAGGACATCGAGGCCGGGGACCCCATGGAGGAGGATGCGATCTTCCGGATCTACTCCATGAGCAAGCCGATCACCGGCGTCGCGCTCATGACGCTGTACGAGGAAGGTAAGTTCCGCCTGTCCGATCCGGTGCAACGGCACATCCCGGAGTTCACCGATCTGAAGGTCGCGGCGTCATGGGGGGGCGACGGTCCGGTGCTCGAGGACGCCGACCACCCCATGACGATCCGAGAGCTGATGTCGCATACGGCCGGGCTGGCGTACGGCATCGGTGCTCCAGGTCCGACAGACAGCCTGTATTCCGCGCGGGGCGTTCTCTCCAGGGAGCAGACGCTCCAGGACATGATCGACAAGCTCGGTGCGATGCCGCTTCGGCATCAGCCGGGCACCCGCTGGTACTACAGCATCGCGGTCGACGTTCAGGGCTATCTCGTCGAGGTCCTCTCTGGCCAGCCGTTCGACGAGTTCCTCCAGGAGCGGATCTTCGATCCGCTCCGCATGGTTGATACCGGGTTCCACGTGCCAGAAGAGAACCACGACCGCCTCGTCCAGTACTATGGCTATGACCGCGAAGGCGATCTCCTCCCGCCAGCCAATACGGGGGCCGCGCCCGGATCGAGACCATTCCTGGACCCGACGACGTTCTTTTCGGGCGGTGGGGGGCTCGTATCGACCACGACCGATTACATGCGCTTCTCACAGATGCTGCTGAACGGCGGCGAACTGGACGGTGTGCGAATCCTCTCGCCCACGACGATCGAGTTGATGACCCGAAACCAGATGCCGCGCGACAACCCGGAGCGCAGTCCTGGGCAGGGCTTCGGACTCAACTTCAGTGTCGTGTTGGACCCCGTCGCGGCGGAGTTCTACTCGGTGGGCGAGTACTATTGGGGCGGAGCAGCCGGCACCTGGTTCTGGATCGACCCGGCCGAAGATCTGATCTTCGTCGGCATGATTCAGCAACGAGGCGGTCCTCGGCGTCCCAACGTGCGCTCGATTTCGCACCGACTAACGTATCAGGCCATCATCGAGCCGCTGGCCGAGATGCACGAGGACGAGTAGGGGCCACCTGACTCGGCTAGCCTTCCTGCGCGCCCGGCCTCCCATTCTCCACCACGAACGTCGCACGCGTCTCAATAGCCGCACCCGGTTCGGTGACCACAGGCACGATCTTGAACTCGCTGGTCCACAGATCGGGCGTCACCTCCGCGGTCACGTAGCCTCGCTGGCCGTTGTAGAACTTGATGTGTGGATTGTCCGAGAGTCGGCGCTCGCCGCCGGCTGTCATGTCCTGGCCGTCGCCATTGGAGCTGATCGAGGTACCCACGAGCTCGGTTGCGACGACGGGTGACGTCAGGTCGTCGAAGTCCGTGTGCAGGTCGGCCACCCAGTGCGAGTGGATGTCTCCGGTGAGCACGATGGGGTTGGGCGTGCCGACCTCGGCGAGCAGGCCGAGCAGCGCCTGACGTTCGGCCGGATAGCCGTCCCACATGTCCATCGACCACGTCTCATCGCCATCCTCGTTGTTCCCGCGTAGACGGGCCATCATCACCTGCTGGGCGAGCACGTTCCAGCGGGCGTCGGTAGCCGCCAGACCCTCGAAGAGCCAGTCTCGCTGACGTGCGCCGAGGATCGACTGGTCGCTCGCGATGTGCTGAGCGCAACTCGGTTGCGTGCGGTCACCGCACGGTTGGTCGCTCCGGTACTGACGGGTGTCGAGCACGTCCATCTCGATCAGGTTGCCGAAGCGGAGCCGGCGGTACAGCTGCGCGTCCGGACCGACCGGCATCGCAGCCCGCCGTAGCGGCATGAACTCGTAAAAGGCCTGGTAGGCGGCCGCGCGGCGCAGAAGTAACTCCTCCACCGTCTGCTCGTCCTCGGCGACGTCGTCCGCATAGTTGTTGTCGACCTCGTGGTCGTCCCACGTCACCACCCAAGGCGCGGACGCGTGGGCCGCGATGAGATTCGGATCTGAGCGATACATCGTGTACCGCGCACGATAGTCGTCGAGCGTCATGGGCTCGGGAGCCTCGTGGTGCCGGACGAGGTTCTGACCGTAGGACATCTCGTAGATGTAGTCGCCGAGATGCACGATCAGATCGACGTTCTCGTCGGCGAGGTGCCGCAAGGCGGTGAAGAGCCCGTGCTCGTAGTGCTGACACGACGCGAACGCGAACCGGAAGCGATCGACTGCAGCACCGAAGGCAGGGGCGGTCTTGGTGCGTGCTACCGGGCTCACTTGGCCTCCGGCCATCAGCCGATAGAAGTACTCACGCCCGGGCTCCAAGCCGGCGACCTCGACGTGGACCGAGTGGCCCAGCTGGGGCGTTGCCGAGGCACTTCCGGACTGCGCGATCCGCCGAAAGCTGTCATCCTCCGCGATCTCCCAGTCGACCCCGACCGCCTGATCGGCAGCCCCGGCGGCTTCGAGCGCCGAACGTGCCAGGCGGCTCCACAGGACGACACCGTCGGGGGACGGGTCGCCGGAGGCGACACCCAGCGTGAAGGGATTCGACGAGAGCGCCAACGAGCGCTCGGTCCCGCAGGCGGGAAGAGAGCCCAGCGCGACGAGCCCGGTCACGCCTCCCGTGAGTCGAAGGAAGTCGCGACGTGTGCCGCGCATGTGAAAGAGGTCGTACCACTCGACGTCGCGTGTTTTCATCGTGTGCCTTCTCTCAAGACGCGCTCTGCCCGCGCGGGGTTGAAGCTTCCGCAAACGCAAAAGCGGGCCATGTACGCACATGCCTGTTCGGGCGTTCGTCGTCCCGACCGGACCCACTCGACCATCTTCTTGGCCAGGGTTCCCGAGACCATGCCGTGCCCGCACATCGTCGCCAGCCGACGTGGCGCGTCGTTCACCGGACCGTATTTCAACGCGGTCTCGAGAAAGGTCCGTTGTTTCGGTACGCAGTTCTGGTCGTTGTAGCCGCGGGCCGGCATCGCGGTCACGATGTAGTCGTCGGTGAAGTCTGGAAGACGTCCGTAGCGGTGGAGCGTGTGCCGCATCGGCCTCGTCCATCGCGACCTCGATGATGCACGACATGACCTTCTCGTCGAAGATCTCGGGGTTGAGCAGTCCGAGTGCTCGGTCGGTCATCAGGCTCGTCACCGGATTGTGTTCCTCGAATCGAACCGGACA comes from Gemmatimonadota bacterium and encodes:
- a CDS encoding acetylornithine deacetylase/succinyl-diaminopimelate desuccinylase family protein, producing MSRSASVDRVLAEVERARDELVDFAAELIRIPTVNPPGENYRECAETIGARLGAWGMEVEYVEAEGRAEHTSAHPRVNVIGRLAGAGARPCLHLNGHFDVVPAGGGWTVDPFGGLVREGRLFGRGASDMKSGLAAAAFAVEAIRRAGAELRGSMEVSGTVDEESGGFAGVAYLCEAGHIASDRIDYAIIPEPFGPERICVGHKGVYWFDVIAHGQIAHGSMPHLGRNAICDMAALIDAVASRLGPELAQRVTAMPVVPEASRRASINVNAVAGGQAGQEQQSSCVADRCVATFDRRFIAEESYDEVRAEVVAIVRQLEAEQPGRRYTIEDRMVVNPVQTPDGSPVVAALSRAVARVRGSEASLVGSPGTYDHKHFARIAGVEHCVAYGPGPLEEAHQPDESCSIDDLVASSQVMALAALELVGC
- a CDS encoding alkaline phosphatase D family protein, which produces MRGTRRDFLRLTGGVTGLVALGSLPACGTERSLALSSNPFTLGVASGDPSPDGVVLWSRLARSALEAAGAADQAVGVDWEIAEDDSFRRIAQSGSASATPQLGHSVHVEVAGLEPGREYFYRLMAGGQVSPVARTKTAPAFGAAVDRFRFAFASCQHYEHGLFTALRHLADENVDLIVHLGDYIYEMSYGQNLVRHHEAPEPMTLDDYRARYTMYRSDPNLIAAHASAPWVVTWDDHEVDNNYADDVAEDEQTVEELLLRRAAAYQAFYEFMPLRRAAMPVGPDAQLYRRLRFGNLIEMDVLDTRQYRSDQPCGDRTQPSCAQHIASDQSILGARQRDWLFEGLAATDARWNVLAQQVMMARLRGNNEDGDETWSMDMWDGYPAERQALLGLLAEVGTPNPIVLTGDIHSHWVADLHTDFDDLTSPVVATELVGTSISSNGDGQDMTAGGERRLSDNPHIKFYNGQRGYVTAEVTPDLWTSEFKIVPVVTEPGAAIETRATFVVENGRPGAQEG
- a CDS encoding beta-lactamase family protein, whose translation is MRTLSARSAFLGPILAITLVVSGCEASPGAAAAGTPPALQRSAPEAVGMSSERLTRLHDGMQQLVDEGLLAGITTMVARRGQVVDFRTYGYQDIEAGDPMEEDAIFRIYSMSKPITGVALMTLYEEGKFRLSDPVQRHIPEFTDLKVAASWGGDGPVLEDADHPMTIRELMSHTAGLAYGIGAPGPTDSLYSARGVLSREQTLQDMIDKLGAMPLRHQPGTRWYYSIAVDVQGYLVEVLSGQPFDEFLQERIFDPLRMVDTGFHVPEENHDRLVQYYGYDREGDLLPPANTGAAPGSRPFLDPTTFFSGGGGLVSTTTDYMRFSQMLLNGGELDGVRILSPTTIELMTRNQMPRDNPERSPGQGFGLNFSVVLDPVAAEFYSVGEYYWGGAAGTWFWIDPAEDLIFVGMIQQRGGPRRPNVRSISHRLTYQAIIEPLAEMHEDE